A genomic window from Ketobacter sp. MCCC 1A13808 includes:
- the rluD gene encoding 23S rRNA pseudouridine(1911/1915/1917) synthase RluD — MTRQIQLSAQVPDSLGGQRLDQAAAELFPDYSRSRLQSWIKSGDLLVDGENRKPREKIVGGETISIDAELEADQRWEAQPIDLDIVYEDDHLLVINKPTGLVVHPAAGNRDSTLLNALLFHAPDLAGLPRAGIVHRIDKETTGLLVVAKTLKAHHSLVAQLQAKTAFREYEAIVTGVMTGGGKVDEPIGRHPTQRTKQAVTFSGKPAVTHFRLIKRFRAHTHIRLQLETGRTHQIRVHMAYIRYPLLGDPTYGGRLKIPKGAGEELMEALRSFKRQALHAKKLGVEHPETGEYCEWEVPLPEDFRSILAVLENDDD, encoded by the coding sequence ATGACCCGACAAATACAACTTTCAGCCCAGGTACCGGACAGTCTCGGTGGCCAGCGGCTTGACCAGGCAGCCGCTGAGCTGTTTCCGGACTATTCCCGTTCCCGCTTACAAAGCTGGATAAAAAGTGGCGATCTATTGGTGGATGGAGAGAATCGTAAACCCAGGGAAAAAATCGTCGGAGGCGAAACGATTTCCATTGATGCGGAGCTGGAAGCGGATCAACGCTGGGAAGCGCAGCCAATCGATCTGGATATTGTCTATGAAGATGACCATTTGTTGGTAATCAACAAGCCGACCGGATTAGTTGTGCATCCTGCAGCGGGGAATCGCGATAGCACCTTGCTGAATGCTCTGCTATTTCATGCGCCTGACCTGGCTGGCCTGCCGAGAGCCGGAATAGTGCACCGGATTGACAAAGAAACCACCGGTTTGCTGGTGGTAGCAAAGACGCTGAAAGCGCATCACTCGCTGGTAGCGCAGCTGCAGGCGAAAACCGCTTTTCGTGAATACGAAGCCATAGTCACCGGCGTCATGACCGGTGGAGGCAAGGTGGACGAGCCCATCGGCCGGCACCCGACACAAAGAACCAAGCAGGCTGTCACCTTCAGTGGAAAACCCGCGGTGACCCACTTCCGGCTAATAAAACGATTCCGTGCCCATACCCACATTCGCCTGCAACTGGAAACCGGTCGAACCCACCAGATCCGAGTGCATATGGCCTATATCCGGTACCCTTTGCTGGGTGATCCCACCTACGGCGGGCGCCTGAAAATTCCGAAAGGGGCGGGCGAAGAATTAATGGAGGCCCTACGCAGCTTCAAGCGGCAGGCGTTGCATGCAAAAAAACTGGGAGTCGAGCACCCCGAGACAGGGGAGTATTGCGAGTGGGAAGTGCCATTGCCGGAAGACTTCCGTTCCATCCTGGCCGTACTTGAAAACGATGACGACTAA
- the pgeF gene encoding peptidoglycan editing factor PgeF, with protein MTTNFGNLVEQWLQPDWSVPGVQAYVSTRAGGFSQPPYDGFNTADHVGDDAQAVQRNRERVKNHFHWRSQPQWMQQVHGINVVEAGSGGASRQADAIVSHFPGVVCALHTADCLPVFFAHHSGSVVALAHAGWRGLAAGVVEASLHKMGVPANEVRVWLGPAIGPSAFEVGEDVRSAFMAQHPQTQRCFVPSLNDRWLCDLYSIARLRLGGLGVTQITGGEHCTYSDPRFYSYRRQAVTGRMLSLIWIDPPHCNP; from the coding sequence ATGACGACTAATTTCGGCAACCTGGTAGAACAGTGGCTACAGCCAGATTGGTCTGTACCTGGGGTGCAGGCGTATGTGTCCACCCGTGCGGGTGGTTTTAGTCAGCCGCCTTACGATGGTTTCAATACCGCAGACCACGTGGGCGATGATGCGCAGGCGGTACAGCGTAATCGTGAGCGGGTGAAAAACCACTTTCATTGGCGCAGCCAGCCGCAATGGATGCAGCAGGTGCATGGAATTAACGTCGTCGAGGCTGGATCGGGCGGTGCTTCCAGGCAGGCAGATGCCATTGTCAGCCATTTCCCAGGCGTGGTTTGTGCGTTGCACACAGCGGATTGTTTGCCGGTGTTTTTTGCCCACCATTCCGGCTCTGTGGTGGCATTGGCACATGCCGGCTGGCGTGGACTTGCCGCTGGCGTTGTTGAGGCCTCACTGCACAAAATGGGCGTTCCGGCAAATGAAGTCCGGGTGTGGCTGGGGCCGGCAATCGGCCCGTCGGCGTTCGAGGTGGGAGAAGACGTGCGTTCGGCGTTTATGGCACAGCACCCGCAAACACAAAGGTGTTTTGTGCCGAGCTTGAACGATCGCTGGCTCTGTGATCTATACAGTATCGCGCGGCTGCGTCTGGGGGGCCTGGGTGTCACGCAAATTACCGGCGGCGAGCATTGTACCTATTCAGATCCGCGGTTTTACTCCTATCGGCGCCAAGCGGTCACCGGGCGCATGCTGTCCTTGATTTGGATTGATCCACCTCACTGCAACCCCTGA
- a CDS encoding NAD+ synthase, whose product MKNNDLQIIIAQLDFMVGDIDGNAAQILSAAQQAHDQYGADLIVFPELTLTGYPPEDLLFRDSIRIRVEKALSRLCSSLPPELYVLIGYPRKAEGTLHNAAGLIYQGRVIAEYFKQELPNYLVFDEKRYFQPGDQPCVVDVRGHQIAITICEDIWHAGPMSQARNAGAELMLNLNASPFHLNKETVRKELLLKRAQEGGMPIVYANLVGGQDELVFDGGSMVVDARGEPTFRAAAFKAGLFPVFFDVENKLAPRLVSVAPDLSKEASAYSALVLAVKDYVNKNGFKGAVLGLSGGVDSALTLAVAVDALGADRVEAVMMPFRYTSQMSLEDAEMEANALAVNYKVIPIEPMYEAFMNSLAKEFEGTEKDTTEENIQARCRGVILMAISNKKRFIVLTTGNKSEMSVGYATLYGDMAGGFDVLKDVPKTLVFRLCEYRNSLTPDNPPIPQRVIDRPPSAELAPDQKDEDSLPPYPVLDAILEMYVERDFSADAIVAQGYDSETVRWVIRQVDLNEYKRRQSPVGARITARAFGRDRRYPITCKWPAGE is encoded by the coding sequence ATGAAAAACAATGATTTACAAATCATTATAGCGCAGTTGGATTTCATGGTTGGAGATATTGACGGTAATGCGGCACAAATTTTGTCTGCAGCGCAACAAGCGCACGATCAGTATGGCGCGGATTTGATCGTCTTTCCCGAATTAACCCTGACCGGCTACCCGCCGGAAGATCTGCTATTCCGAGACAGTATCCGTATCCGGGTGGAGAAAGCGCTATCCCGTCTTTGCAGTAGCTTGCCCCCGGAACTGTATGTGTTGATCGGCTATCCGCGTAAGGCAGAAGGGACATTGCATAACGCAGCGGGACTGATCTATCAGGGGCGTGTAATTGCCGAATACTTTAAGCAGGAGTTACCAAACTATCTGGTATTCGATGAAAAGCGCTACTTTCAGCCCGGGGATCAACCTTGCGTGGTGGACGTACGTGGGCACCAGATTGCAATCACCATCTGTGAAGATATTTGGCACGCCGGCCCTATGTCGCAGGCCCGGAATGCCGGTGCCGAATTGATGCTTAATTTAAATGCGTCACCTTTCCACTTGAATAAAGAGACGGTCCGCAAGGAATTATTGTTGAAGCGTGCGCAGGAAGGGGGTATGCCCATTGTGTACGCGAACCTGGTGGGGGGGCAGGATGAGCTGGTTTTCGACGGCGGTTCCATGGTGGTTGACGCCCGCGGTGAGCCTACATTCAGGGCGGCAGCATTTAAAGCCGGGCTATTCCCGGTGTTTTTCGACGTCGAAAACAAACTGGCGCCACGCTTGGTTTCGGTCGCTCCTGATCTATCGAAAGAAGCCAGCGCCTATAGCGCACTGGTATTGGCGGTTAAAGACTACGTCAATAAAAACGGCTTTAAAGGAGCGGTGCTGGGGTTGTCTGGTGGGGTCGATTCCGCATTGACTTTGGCAGTGGCTGTTGATGCTCTTGGCGCAGACCGGGTCGAAGCCGTCATGATGCCGTTCCGCTATACCTCGCAAATGAGTCTGGAAGATGCGGAAATGGAAGCGAACGCGCTGGCGGTGAATTATAAGGTGATTCCGATTGAGCCAATGTACGAAGCGTTTATGAATTCCCTGGCAAAGGAATTTGAAGGCACCGAGAAGGACACAACAGAAGAAAATATACAGGCTCGTTGTCGCGGTGTAATACTGATGGCGATCTCCAATAAAAAACGTTTTATTGTGCTTACAACGGGCAATAAAAGTGAGATGTCGGTGGGTTACGCCACCTTGTATGGGGATATGGCGGGCGGCTTCGATGTACTTAAAGATGTGCCGAAGACATTGGTATTTCGTTTGTGTGAATACCGGAACAGTCTGACCCCCGATAATCCCCCCATACCGCAACGGGTGATTGATCGCCCGCCTTCGGCGGAGTTAGCGCCTGACCAGAAAGACGAAGACAGTTTGCCTCCTTATCCGGTGTTGGACGCCATTCTGGAGATGTACGTGGAAAGGGATTTTAGTGCTGATGCGATTGTGGCTCAGGGCTACGATTCGGAAACCGTGCGATGGGTTATCAGGCAAGTGGATTTGAACGAGTATAAACGACGTCAGTCACCGGTTGGCGCCCGCATTACAGCCCGTGCATTTGGCCGCGACCGGCGTTACCCCATCACCTGCAAGTGGCCGGCGGGGGAGTAA
- a CDS encoding sigma-54-dependent transcriptional regulator, protein MSSYKALIIDDEPDIRELLDLTLSRMDIETYSAADIDSAHAALEQQKFDLCITDMNLPDGNGIDLVKFIQLNYPNTPVAVLTAYGSMDTAITSLKAGAFDFVTKPVDLQRLRDLVNTALKLNAGKREIVAKHSDSPILGASPQIMKLQTQIVKLARSQAPVYISGESGSGKELVAREIHRLGPRSECPFVPVNCGAIPGELMESEFFGHKKGSFTGAYEDKTGLFQAAKGGTLFLDEVADLPMQMQVKLLRAIQEKAVRPVGAQKEIDTDVRILSATHKDLSKLVEQGDFRQDLFYRINVIQMCVPPLRDRIDDIRFLSEYFLKALAKDWEMELPRLSSNAEKALQNYQFPGNVRELENILERAVTLCDDEVITPEHLQLPTDGNPVSKVGSTLGDHAIPDFVEGDSLEEYLTDIEKQAILKALEETRWNRTAAAKKLGMSFRSLRYRLKKLGLDTDD, encoded by the coding sequence ATGAGTTCATATAAAGCACTGATCATCGATGACGAGCCGGATATTCGAGAACTGCTGGATCTGACGCTGTCCCGGATGGACATAGAAACCTATTCAGCTGCTGATATCGATTCAGCTCATGCGGCTCTGGAGCAGCAAAAATTTGATTTGTGTATAACCGATATGAATCTGCCTGATGGTAACGGCATTGATCTGGTGAAATTCATTCAATTGAATTATCCGAACACGCCGGTTGCAGTCCTGACTGCTTACGGCAGTATGGACACCGCCATTACCTCCCTTAAAGCCGGTGCTTTTGATTTCGTCACCAAACCGGTGGACCTGCAACGCTTGCGCGATCTGGTGAATACGGCTTTAAAGCTGAATGCAGGTAAACGCGAAATTGTGGCCAAACATAGCGACTCGCCTATATTGGGTGCTTCACCCCAGATAATGAAGTTACAAACGCAGATAGTGAAACTGGCGCGCAGTCAGGCTCCAGTCTATATCAGCGGCGAATCCGGTAGCGGCAAGGAATTGGTGGCAAGGGAAATTCATAGATTAGGGCCTCGTAGCGAATGCCCTTTTGTACCTGTGAATTGCGGTGCCATTCCCGGCGAATTGATGGAAAGTGAATTTTTCGGACACAAGAAAGGCAGTTTTACCGGTGCCTATGAAGATAAAACCGGTTTGTTTCAGGCGGCTAAGGGCGGCACCTTATTTCTGGATGAAGTGGCAGACCTGCCAATGCAAATGCAGGTGAAATTACTGCGGGCAATCCAGGAAAAGGCTGTACGACCTGTTGGAGCACAAAAAGAAATAGACACCGATGTTCGTATTCTGAGTGCGACTCACAAGGATTTAAGCAAACTGGTGGAACAAGGTGATTTCCGTCAGGACCTGTTCTATCGCATCAATGTGATTCAGATGTGCGTACCGCCCCTGCGTGATCGCATCGATGATATCCGGTTTTTATCTGAGTACTTTCTGAAAGCCTTGGCAAAAGATTGGGAAATGGAGTTGCCCAGACTAAGCAGCAATGCCGAAAAGGCGCTTCAGAATTATCAATTTCCCGGCAATGTTCGCGAACTGGAGAACATACTGGAGCGCGCGGTCACACTGTGCGACGACGAAGTGATAACCCCGGAGCATCTGCAATTACCCACCGATGGCAATCCGGTCTCAAAGGTGGGCAGCACCCTGGGCGACCACGCTATTCCGGATTTTGTGGAAGGGGATTCGCTGGAAGAATACCTGACCGATATCGAAAAGCAGGCGATTTTAAAAGCACTGGAAGAAACCCGCTGGAACCGCACTGCAGCCGCAAAAAAGCTGGGCATGAGTTTCAGGTCATTACGCTACCGCCTGAAAAAACTGGGCCTGGATACCGACGATTAA
- a CDS encoding outer membrane protein assembly factor BamD yields the protein MRIWQHWLLIPLVVLFAGCASDPKTPQLSEHQFYDEAQTAMENNSLSLAIERLEGLESRYPFGRYAAQAKLDLIYCHYRTLDYEAAAATAERFINTNPDHPQLDYAYYMKGLASYSVDRGLLERFIPSDFTERDMGPARESFEDFNRLINRFPDSKYAADARQRMVYLRNLLAAYELQAASFYMRRGAFVAAANRGRYVVENFDTSPAVPDALVLMAQAYTELDMPDLRDSTVKVLKYNFPDYPGLDKNGNFRYQKASRGKQSLLNVVTFGLFD from the coding sequence ATGCGCATTTGGCAACACTGGCTACTCATTCCTTTGGTCGTACTATTCGCGGGTTGCGCGAGCGATCCGAAAACGCCTCAGCTATCTGAACATCAATTCTATGATGAAGCACAGACTGCTATGGAAAACAACAGCTTAAGCTTGGCAATCGAGCGTTTGGAGGGATTGGAATCCCGTTATCCTTTTGGTCGTTATGCCGCTCAGGCAAAACTGGACCTGATCTATTGTCATTACCGCACGCTGGATTATGAAGCCGCTGCCGCCACTGCGGAACGCTTTATCAATACCAACCCAGACCACCCCCAGCTTGATTACGCCTATTACATGAAAGGGCTGGCATCCTACAGTGTTGACAGGGGCTTGCTGGAACGCTTTATTCCCAGTGATTTCACCGAGCGGGATATGGGGCCGGCCCGGGAATCGTTTGAAGACTTTAACCGGCTGATCAACCGTTTTCCTGATAGCAAATATGCCGCCGACGCCCGTCAGCGCATGGTCTATCTGCGCAACTTACTGGCAGCATACGAATTACAGGCCGCCTCATTTTATATGCGCCGCGGGGCATTTGTTGCTGCCGCTAACCGTGGCCGCTATGTAGTAGAGAATTTTGACACCAGCCCGGCGGTTCCGGATGCCTTGGTGTTAATGGCCCAGGCCTATACCGAGCTGGATATGCCCGATCTTCGCGATAGCACTGTGAAAGTCTTGAAGTACAACTTCCCCGACTACCCCGGGCTGGACAAGAACGGCAATTTTCGATACCAGAAAGCCAGTCGCGGCAAGCAATCGTTACTCAACGTTGTCACCTTCGGGCTCTTCGACTAG
- a CDS encoding GspH/FimT family pseudopilin: MRRAHSGFTLVEIMVVLLIVAIALGIGVPSFKSLIERTRTRTSMEDIVELLRLARLTAVEQLATVTVCASADGVSCSNSAADWNHKLIALRPDPDNGAGTEAVMNMSVGDGVTLSHNRTYSDADGAGGYTIDFQANGWTPGDQGSLFVCPDSGDDQYAYRIYIAMSGKIRAVPHDDDAGWTCTEA, translated from the coding sequence ATGCGACGCGCTCACTCAGGATTTACACTGGTAGAAATCATGGTTGTTTTGCTCATTGTGGCCATCGCGCTGGGCATTGGTGTACCTTCGTTTAAATCGCTAATTGAGCGAACACGCACCCGTACGTCGATGGAAGACATCGTAGAGCTTTTACGATTAGCCCGCCTCACTGCGGTGGAGCAATTAGCTACCGTGACAGTGTGCGCGAGTGCAGACGGAGTCAGCTGCAGTAACTCCGCCGCAGACTGGAATCATAAGCTGATTGCCTTGCGACCGGATCCCGATAATGGGGCGGGAACAGAAGCCGTTATGAATATGAGCGTAGGCGACGGAGTCACCCTGTCCCACAACCGCACCTACTCCGACGCTGACGGCGCAGGTGGATATACTATCGATTTTCAGGCGAACGGCTGGACTCCGGGGGACCAGGGCAGCCTATTTGTATGCCCGGACAGCGGCGACGACCAATACGCTTACCGTATCTATATCGCCATGTCGGGTAAAATCAGAGCCGTGCCACACGACGACGATGCCGGTTGGACCTGCACCGAAGCCTGA
- a CDS encoding sensor histidine kinase, whose amino-acid sequence MTENSPPTTSIEELRQNEWRLLLVYLYYRLLLALSLVTAFFLNTSNTRSPGDDDSLYAATAVTYLVLSILNLLIARQHIGRIGVQVGIVILIDIISIALLEYANGESNTNLTILLVVTVAAGSILVKGKLATFFASIATLAVIYKQLLSAALQQHFQQEDFLQSAFIGIAFFATSILAQQIANRLRASAELAGRQAEDLANLEELNHLIIQRMRTGIIVADLKEKVVLINDSCWKIFGMPLITKNTEVEHISPDLAKQLRDWRKDPCVRSKPFRSHISGPEVQANFTLMESNEHSNALIFVDDNTRMAQQAQQLKLASLGGLTASIAHEIRNPLGAISHASQLLQESEALNRGDLRLAEIVHQHCIRMNKVIENVLQLSRRKQAEPELLNMVDWIQSFIADFESTQTERCDIHFTGNNPDLMFRIDTSQIQQVLTNLFQNGLRYSYQNTGQQTLNVVASFSIQTEQPTLDIIDNGPGIPPDRRDKIFEPFYTSEKSGTGLGLYIARELCEANQARLDYVPTKTGSCFRITFSHPARIVTI is encoded by the coding sequence ATGACTGAAAATTCCCCACCTACGACGTCCATCGAAGAACTGCGTCAGAATGAATGGCGCTTGTTGCTGGTTTACTTATATTACCGTCTGCTATTGGCGTTGAGCCTGGTGACTGCGTTCTTTCTAAACACCAGCAATACCCGCTCCCCCGGAGACGATGATAGCCTCTATGCCGCCACCGCTGTCACCTACCTGGTGCTTTCAATTCTCAACCTGTTGATCGCCCGCCAGCACATCGGCCGTATTGGGGTCCAGGTCGGCATTGTCATATTGATCGATATCATCTCGATTGCTTTACTTGAGTACGCCAATGGCGAAAGCAATACCAACCTGACCATTTTACTGGTTGTTACCGTGGCGGCGGGCAGCATTCTGGTGAAAGGTAAACTGGCAACCTTTTTCGCCTCAATCGCCACCCTGGCGGTTATCTACAAGCAACTACTCAGTGCCGCGCTGCAACAACATTTTCAACAGGAAGACTTCCTGCAAAGTGCGTTTATCGGTATCGCGTTCTTTGCCACGTCGATTCTGGCTCAGCAAATTGCTAATCGTCTGCGAGCGAGTGCGGAATTAGCAGGCAGACAGGCGGAGGATCTGGCCAACCTCGAAGAGCTTAATCACCTGATTATTCAGCGTATGCGCACCGGAATAATAGTGGCGGACTTAAAAGAAAAAGTGGTTTTAATCAATGATTCCTGCTGGAAAATCTTTGGCATGCCACTGATCACCAAAAACACCGAAGTGGAACATATCTCACCTGACCTGGCTAAGCAATTACGCGATTGGCGCAAAGACCCCTGCGTTCGCTCGAAACCGTTCCGCTCTCATATTTCCGGCCCGGAAGTACAGGCAAACTTCACGTTAATGGAATCCAATGAGCACTCCAATGCGTTGATATTCGTGGACGACAACACCCGCATGGCTCAGCAAGCGCAACAACTCAAGCTCGCCTCTTTGGGAGGGTTAACAGCCAGCATTGCCCATGAGATACGTAACCCGCTCGGGGCGATAAGCCATGCATCGCAATTACTACAGGAATCCGAAGCCCTGAATAGAGGAGACCTGCGCTTAGCCGAAATTGTGCATCAACACTGCATCCGCATGAACAAAGTAATTGAAAATGTGTTGCAACTGTCGCGGCGCAAGCAGGCCGAACCGGAACTGCTGAATATGGTTGACTGGATACAATCGTTTATTGCGGACTTCGAAAGCACCCAAACCGAGCGCTGCGACATTCACTTTACCGGCAATAATCCGGATCTGATGTTCCGCATAGATACCTCTCAGATTCAGCAGGTCCTGACTAACCTGTTTCAAAATGGTTTGCGCTACAGCTATCAGAATACCGGGCAGCAAACCCTGAATGTGGTGGCCAGCTTTAGTATTCAAACAGAACAGCCTACACTGGATATTATCGACAATGGCCCGGGCATTCCGCCGGATAGACGCGATAAAATTTTTGAACCCTTTTATACCTCGGAAAAAAGCGGCACCGGTTTGGGGCTGTATATTGCAAGAGAGCTATGCGAAGCCAACCAAGCGCGCCTGGATTACGTGCCAACCAAAACCGGTAGCTGCTTCCGGATTACATTTTCGCACCCGGCCCGAATAGTCACTATTTAA
- the thiO gene encoding glycine oxidase ThiO — MSEVIIVGGGIIGLLTARELVQSGAQVRLLEQSTLGQEASWAGGGIVSPLYPWTYSDPVTALASWAQDYYPELVSRLYQETGINAELNACGLLMLDAPDEDDALRWAETHNKSMQRYPGADIQAMEPNLTAHPQQGLWMPYVGNVRNPRLLKALIASLQQSPLFSVETHSRVVGFEPSRGERLQVQAKQGKSAKQVVFEADRVVVCSGAWTRQLLESVGVEIPVVPVRGQMLLFEARPGLINHIILRQGKYLIPRLDGHIVVGSTLEHTGFEKATTADAKAMLLQHAYSMVSALKEVPVVAHWSGLRPGSPAGIPYIGLLPGWRNLYVNAGHFRNGLVLAPASARLMADIVLGRDLIVDPTPYDPAVDRSSEPMH, encoded by the coding sequence ATGAGCGAAGTCATTATAGTGGGGGGCGGTATCATCGGCTTGCTTACCGCCCGGGAGTTAGTCCAGTCCGGAGCGCAGGTCAGACTATTGGAGCAAAGCACTTTGGGGCAGGAGGCGTCTTGGGCTGGCGGCGGGATCGTGTCACCACTCTATCCCTGGACCTATAGTGATCCTGTTACCGCATTGGCCAGCTGGGCTCAGGACTATTATCCCGAATTAGTGAGCCGGCTATACCAAGAAACCGGTATAAATGCCGAGCTGAATGCTTGCGGCCTGCTGATGCTGGACGCACCGGATGAAGACGACGCCCTGCGTTGGGCTGAGACGCATAATAAATCAATGCAGCGCTATCCCGGCGCCGATATTCAAGCTATGGAGCCCAATCTGACGGCGCATCCGCAGCAAGGTCTATGGATGCCCTACGTGGGGAATGTACGTAACCCACGGCTGCTTAAAGCGTTGATTGCCAGTTTGCAACAAAGCCCGTTATTTTCAGTTGAAACCCACTCCCGGGTGGTGGGGTTTGAACCCTCCCGGGGTGAACGTCTGCAGGTGCAAGCGAAACAAGGCAAAAGTGCAAAGCAGGTTGTGTTTGAGGCAGACCGGGTCGTGGTTTGCTCCGGCGCCTGGACCCGGCAACTTTTGGAATCCGTGGGCGTCGAAATTCCGGTGGTGCCGGTACGGGGACAGATGTTGCTGTTTGAAGCTCGCCCGGGACTGATCAACCATATTATTCTGCGACAGGGAAAATACCTGATTCCGCGGTTGGATGGGCATATTGTGGTAGGCAGCACCCTTGAGCATACCGGCTTTGAAAAAGCGACGACAGCCGACGCCAAGGCGATGTTATTACAGCACGCCTATAGCATGGTTTCCGCATTGAAAGAGGTGCCGGTTGTCGCGCACTGGTCCGGTTTGCGGCCAGGCTCACCTGCTGGTATCCCTTATATTGGGCTATTGCCGGGTTGGCGGAATTTATACGTAAATGCGGGACATTTTCGGAATGGCTTGGTACTGGCTCCGGCATCAGCCCGTCTAATGGCCGATATTGTGCTGGGGCGTGATCTCATTGTTGACCCCACTCCTTATGATCCGGCAGTAGACAGGTCGTCGGAACCCATGCATTGA
- a CDS encoding PP0621 family protein: MFIIRLIILVVLISAVVFVYRKLTLRKSRASTAPAPASMKKCSHCGIHLPANEAVEYQQHFFCSQQHKDLYLNDHRDD; the protein is encoded by the coding sequence ATGTTTATTATTCGTTTGATCATTCTCGTGGTGCTGATCAGTGCCGTCGTTTTCGTTTATCGGAAATTAACCCTTCGTAAATCGAGGGCTTCCACCGCTCCCGCCCCCGCCTCTATGAAAAAGTGTAGCCACTGTGGTATTCACTTACCGGCGAATGAAGCTGTTGAGTATCAGCAACACTTTTTTTGTTCCCAGCAACACAAAGACCTTTATCTGAACGACCATCGCGATGACTGA